The Deltaproteobacteria bacterium region GGTTGACGTGGACGTCGAGGGGGGACATGAAGACGCTGACCCTCTTGCCGGCCACCAAAGCGTACCGCCCCGGCGGGGACTCCCCCGCGTAGACGATTCTACCATCGGCCGGAGAAACGACGACCCCCGCCCCGGGTGGCGGCGTCCGGTCGGGGTTGCGGAAGAACCAGAGGGAAAACAGGGCCAGGAGAAGCCCGAGGGCGGCAAGAGGGATCCCTCTCGGCCAAAGGAGGTACACGACGACCGCGAACGCCGCTCCCCCGAGGACGAAGGGCCATCCCTCCGGCGCGAGCATCGGCCCCGTCCTTCCGCTCAATTTTTCGTCTTGTCGACGAGGCGCCCCTTCGACATCCAAGGCATCAACGCCCGAAGCCTGCGGCCGACCTCCTCGATCGGGTGCTCCTCGCCGCGGCGCGTGAGGGCGTTGAAGACCGGGCGGTTCGCCTGGTTCTCGAGCATCCACTCCTTCGCGAAGGAACCGCTCTGGATCTCCTCGAGGATCCGCTTCATCTCCGCCTTCGTCTCGGGAGAGACGACGCGGGGGCCGCGCGTCAGGTCGCCGTACTGCGCCGTGTTGCTGATCGAATAGCGCATGTTGGAGATCCCGCCCTCGTAGATGAGGTCGACGATCAGTTTCAGCTCGTGCAGGCACTCGAAGTACGCCATCTCCGGCGCGTACCCGGCCTCCACCAGCGTTTCATACCCCGCGAGCACCAGCGCCGTGGCGCCGCCGCACAGAACCGCCTGCTCCCCGAAGAGGTCGGTTTCCGTCTCCTCCCGGAAGGACGTCTCGATGACCCCGGCCCGCGCGGCGCCGATCCCCGCCGCGTACGCCAGCGCGAGATCCCGGCTGATTCCGGACGGATCCTGGTGGACGGCGATCAGGGCCGGCACCCCTTCGCCCTTGACGTACTGGGAGCGGACCAGGTGCCCGGGCCCCTTCGGCGCGACCATGAAGACGTTGACGTCGGCCCGGGGGACGATCTGCCCGAAGTGGATGCTGAAACCGTGGGCGAACATGAGCGACGCACCCTGCTTCAGGTTTGGCGCCACCTCGCTCCGGTAGATCCCCCCCTGCAGCTCGTCCGGCAGGAGCATCATGACGATATCGGCCTTTTTTACCGCCGCCGGAACGTCCAGCACCTGGAACTTCGCCGCCTTCGCCTTCCCCCACGAAGGGCCCCCGGCGCGCAGCCCCACGATCACGGACATGCCGCTCTCCTTCAGGTTGTTCGCGTGGGCGTGCCCCTGGCTGCCGTACCCGAGAATCGCAATCATCTTTCCCTTGAGCAGTTCCACCTTGGCGTCCTGCTCCCGGTAAATGGTGACCATTTCCTCTCCCTTCGTTTCTTCGTTCTTCGGAATTCCTGCGTGACTCCCGCGGCCCCTACATCCCGCGGGAGATGGCGATCTTGCCGGTCCGCACGATCTCGCGGATGCCCAGCGGTCGGAGCATCTGCAGGAAGGCCAGCACCTTTCCCTCGCCCCCCGTCATCTCGATCGTGTAGCAGCGCGGCGCGACGTCGACGATCCTGGCGCGGAAGATGTCGACTAACCGGAGCACCTCCTGCTTCCCGGCCACGTCGGCGTTCACTTTCACGAGCACCAGCTCCCGGTCGACCGTGTCCACTCCCGTGAAGTCGATCACCTTCAGCACCGGGATGAGCTTGTTCAGCTGCTTCATGATCTGCTCGATGATCTGGTCGTTCCCGCTGGTCACGATCGTCATCCGGGAGACCTGAGGATCCATCGTCTCCGCCACGCAGAGCGATTCGATGTTGAACCCGCGCCCCGAGAAGAGCCCGGAGACGCGGCTCAACACCCCGAACTCGTTCTCCACCAGGACGGAAATCGTGTGGCGCATCGCTATCCTCTCCTTCCGTGGCCGTCGGGCGTCAGACCAGCAGCATCTCGGTCAGCCCCGCTCCCGCGGGGACCATCGGGTAGACCATTTCTCCGGGATCCGTGATCACGTCGATCAGCACCGGTCCGTCGGCGGCGAACCCCTTGCGGAGCACCTCGGGGACCTCCTCCGGCTTCGTCGCGCGAAACCCCTTCGCCCCGTACGCCTCC contains the following coding sequences:
- the ilvC gene encoding ketol-acid reductoisomerase, with the protein product MVTIYREQDAKVELLKGKMIAILGYGSQGHAHANNLKESGMSVIVGLRAGGPSWGKAKAAKFQVLDVPAAVKKADIVMMLLPDELQGGIYRSEVAPNLKQGASLMFAHGFSIHFGQIVPRADVNVFMVAPKGPGHLVRSQYVKGEGVPALIAVHQDPSGISRDLALAYAAGIGAARAGVIETSFREETETDLFGEQAVLCGGATALVLAGYETLVEAGYAPEMAYFECLHELKLIVDLIYEGGISNMRYSISNTAQYGDLTRGPRVVSPETKAEMKRILEEIQSGSFAKEWMLENQANRPVFNALTRRGEEHPIEEVGRRLRALMPWMSKGRLVDKTKN
- the ilvN gene encoding acetolactate synthase small subunit, which encodes MRHTISVLVENEFGVLSRVSGLFSGRGFNIESLCVAETMDPQVSRMTIVTSGNDQIIEQIMKQLNKLIPVLKVIDFTGVDTVDRELVLVKVNADVAGKQEVLRLVDIFRARIVDVAPRCYTIEMTGGEGKVLAFLQMLRPLGIREIVRTGKIAISRGM